From one Colletotrichum destructivum chromosome 3, complete sequence genomic stretch:
- a CDS encoding Putative major facilitator superfamily, MFS transporter superfamily, with amino-acid sequence MAPTNDSKRSSIDVKVGVELEEAAPVRDPLIERYELIRDKSPEELKALNKAVVSKLDWRFLPMVCAMLMMNYLDRINVSNARLAGMQEDLHMSDTMWSAGISMFYVGYIISQVPANVIIAKGKPRILLPCCMLGWSVVTICMPAVTAGWGFLLCRFIVGITEGPFVPAVSLMTSSWYTKHESPLRMGIWHAGNTISQAISGLLAAGVLQNMDNIAGLAAWQWFLLLEGIVSILVALASFWFIPNFPESTGTYFFTAAESQMAQYRQDVSAGGRSEDDEGDYWGGVWMALKDPFTYFFSIIHFFLIIAQSYKDFFPSILATLGFNQTTTYLIQAPPPIIAFLVTLAVSWSSGRMLEHGYHIIVPMLLTLVGCVVMITTLNVGARYFCMILLVTGPFVGLNLQISWETTVVPRPRTKRAALIAIANCVSSVSHWFTPYFFLRNQEPYYQTGGGAIITGCGLTVIFVLITKWYCRKKNKELEEQERLAGEPKGWRFAS; translated from the exons ATGGCACCCACCAACGACTCAAAACGCTCGTCCATCGACGTCAAAGTCGGAGTCGAGTTGGAAGAAGCCGCTCCTGTCCGCGACCCTCTCATCGAACGATATGAACTCATCCGGGATAAGTCgcccgaggagctcaaggcccTCAACAAGGCGGTCGTTTCCAAACTCGACTGGAGGTTTTTGCCCATGGTATGCGCCATGCTCATGATGAA CTACCTCGACCGTATCAACGTCTCCAACGCCCGGCTGGCAGGTATGCAGGAAGACCTGCACATGTCCGACACGATGTGGTCGGCCGGAATATCCATGTTCTATGTTGGATACATCATCTCGCAGGTCCCTGCcaacgtcatcatcgccaaggGCAAGCCGCGCATCTTGCTCCCGTGCTGTATGCTGGGGTGGTCTGTCGTGACCATCTGCATgcccgccgtcaccgccggcTGGGGCTTCCTGCTCTGCCGATTCATCGTGGGCATCACGGAAGGGCCGTTCGTGCCCGCCGTGTCCCTCATGACCTCGTCGTGGTATACGAAGCACGAGTCCCCTCTTCGGATGGGGATTTGGCACGCCGGCAACACCATTTCGCAGGCGATTTCCggtctcctcgccgccggcgtcctgcAGAACATGGATAACATAGCCGGCTTGGCGGCCTGGCAGTGGTTCCTCCTGCTCGAAG GCATTGTTAGCATACTGGTAGCTCTTGCCAGCTTCTGGTTCATCCCGAACTTTCCCGAATCGACCGGGACGTACTTCTTTACTGCCGCGGAGTCACAGATGGCTCAGTACAGACAGGACGTGTCGGCGGGTGGCCGATccgaggacgatgaaggAGACTACTGGGGAGGTGTATGGATGGCTCTCAAGGACCCGTTCACCTACTTCTTCTCGATTATCCATttcttcctcatcatcgcACAGTCTTACAAGGACTTCTTCCCATCG ATCCTTGCTACACTTGGCTTCAATCAAACCACCACGTACCTCATCCAGGCTCCGCCACCCATCATTGCTTTTCTGGTTACGTTGGCGGTGTCTTGGTCTTCCGGACGCATGCTAGAGCATGGATACCACATCATAGTCCCCATGCTGCTCACTCTCGTGGGCTGTGTGGTCATGATCACGACTCTTAACGTCGGTGCTCGCTACTTCTGTATGATTTTGTTGGTCACTGGCCCTTTCGTTGGTCTCAAT CTCCAAATCTCCTGGGAGACCACGGTGGTGCCCCGCCCGCGTACCAAGCGAGCGGCTCTTATTGCCATTGCCAACTGTGTATCTTCGGTTTCCCATTGGTTCACGCCATACTTCTTTCTGCGCAACCAAGAACCTTATTATCagaccggcggcggagccATTATTACTGGTTGCGGCTTGACGGTCATCTTTGTTCTGATCACGAAGTGGTACTGTcgcaagaagaacaaggagttggaggagcaggagaggCTTGCGGGCGAGCCCAAGGGATGGAGATTCGCTTCGTGA
- a CDS encoding uncharacterized protein (Putative zn(2)Cys(6) fungal-type DNA-binding domain, transcription factor domain, fungi), which produces MSSASSGREPSNSAGTPDVSSETPRTRPIACVRCWKRKQKCDKRLPTCTACQSQDVECVPRHQDITSSTELSHSSVIGYVESLKKRVAELEHNVQSSSRKRARTENHRAESADGPLLADPVSTRTQDAVSMVSSHASARTTTRRGHEDSSVRATMGAIGFLSRSAMAEPRGQSDELARKFSLGEIISGALAIDGRDPSKASPAPKTPTIDGHLLPLTHDATSGHLRRFLDSIMFLPYLDEAGLLEQYDIVVANNDRRDDGGSINPLHVFNVHMALAIGILMSPDSAHLSMLSSGYHAVAANQLHSILRSEVSLEHVHCMVMLLLYSLLSSTGGSAWHLLGLTVKTCISLGLHREPDAHADLAMAEANKRRWLFWTVYSLDRSLSIAMDRPFSIQDDDISVQVPPEEEDAAVSIQHISRKLHLSRYVINHARIISSIRTGRGADIMLDYSNICHWRDLPPSLDCFSPMTLNVTDIFQQLSCRALARLVSPIHQAEGGRDLLLWNAHDVEMDAISTSEQFVDRCYARFAQGGFTGTFIDAYDIFHAAVVCVCLAWRMSQQPPAERRLTKVTGTLHKASTLVTAIASRFPALASFQRVLLALSTCVMGEKHSDFNMITSEAFSPMIPRRIQQFIRYTFT; this is translated from the exons ATGAGTTCAGCTTCGTCAGGTCGTGAGCCGTCCAACTCTGCTGGAACCCCTGACGTCTCCTCCGAGACGCCGAGAACTCGACCAATAGCCTGCGTACGATGCTGGAAACGAAAACAAAAG TGTGACAAGCGGTTACCAACTTGCACCGCATGCCAATCGCAAGATGTCGAATGTGTTCCCCGACACCAAGACATCACTTCCTCTACTGAGCTCTCTCATAGTTCTGTTATAGG TTACGTCGAGTCCTTGAAAAAGCGTGTCGCTGAACTCGAGCACAATGTCCAATCCTCTTCGAGGAAACGAGCCCGCACAGAAAATCATAGGGCTGAGTCGGCAGATGGACCTTTACTCGCGGACCCGGTCAGCACCCGTACCCAGGACGCCGTCTCTATGGTCTCGAGCCACGCCTCTGCCCGGACCACCACCAGACGGGGCCACGAAGACTCATCTGTGAGGGCCACTATGGGCGCCATCGGCTTCTTGTCACGCAGTGCCATGGCCGAACCGCGTGGTCAGTCGGACGAATTGGCTAGGAAGTTTTCTCTCGGTGAGATCATCTCCGGGGCACTGGCCATCGATGGACGCGATCCATCAAAGGCTTCTCCTGCGCCAAAGACACCCACCATAGATGGTCACCTATTGCCGCTCACTCACGATGCAACCAGTGGCCATTTGCGGCGTTTCTTGGACAGCATTATGTTCCTGCCCTATCTCGATGAGGCAGGCCTTCTCGAACAGTACGACATTGTTGTCGCCAATAACGACCGACGTGACGACGGTGGGAGCATCAACCCTCTTCACGTTTTTAACGTTCATATGGCTTTGGCTATTGGTATTCTAATGTCCCCCGATTCCGCCCATCTGTCGATGCTCAGCTCTGGGTATCACGCTGTTGCCGCCAATCAGCTGCACTCCATTTTGCGCTCCGAGGTGTCCCTCGAGCATGTCCACTGCATGGTCATGCTTCTACTGTACTCGCTCTTGAGCTCCACGGGAGGCTCAGCTTGgcatcttcttggcctcaCAGTGAAGACGTGCATCTCACTTGGTCTGCATCGAGAACCTGATGCCCATGCCGACTTGGCCATGGCTGAGGCGAACAAACGAAGATGGCTGTTTTGGACTGTGTACTCGCTCGACCG CTCTTTAAGCATAGCTATGGACCGTCCTTTCAGCatccaagacgacgacataTCAGTCCAG GTACccccagaagaagaggatgcaGCAGTTTCTATTCAGCACATCTCAAGAAAACTTCATCTGAGCCGGTATGTGATAAACCATGCGCGGATCATTTCCAGTATTCGGACCGGAAGGGGGGCAGATATCATGCTCGATTACAGCAACATTTGCCATTGGAGGGACCTCCCCCCATCCCTGGATTGCTTCTCTCCAATGACCTTGAATGTTACAGATATTTTCCAGCAGCTGTCTTGTCGGGCCTTGGCCCGGCTGGTCTCGCCAATACACCAGGCAGAAGGGGGCAGAGATCTATTGCTTTGGAACGCCCATGATGTAGAAATGGACGCCATCAGCACTTCCGAGCAGTTCGTCGACCGGTGTTATGCTCGTTTCGCGCAGGGTGGTTTCACGGGCACTTTCATCGACGCCTATGATATTTTCCATGCTGCGGTAGTATGCGTCTGCCTCGCGTGGAGGATGAGCCAACAACCGCCCGCCGAACGTAGGCTTACCAAAGTCACGGGAACCCTCCACAAAGCCTCGACACTCGTTACAGCTATAGCTTCTAGATTTCCGGCTCTGGCGTCTTTTCAACGGGTACTGCTAGCTCTTTCGACATGTGTGATGGGTGAGAAGCATTCGGATTTCAAT ATGATTACTTCTGAAGCATTCTCGCCGATGATTCCCCGTCGGATCCAGCAATTCATCCGTTACACGTTTACATGA
- a CDS encoding Putative hpcH/HpaI aldolase/citrate lyase domain, pyruvate kinase-like domain superfamily yields MSISIPHSLREKLLRNEVASTLSVKLVKSVELPMMAKTAGFDGILVDMEHSSFDLETTSQLCIAALYAGISPIVRAPSKDPFFVSRILDGGALGVIVPHIRSVQDARDVVSAAKFQPVGTRSSTNGLPHFQFRTIPAKVSNPVTNDATLVIPMIETLEALELVEEIAAVEGVDSLLIGTNDLTAEMGIPGDYENPRVTEAYQRTIDACNRHGKWVGVGGLHSRLDLVEKFCQMGARWVMAATDGPLLIAGATKRASEMASLSARATGANTNGAS; encoded by the coding sequence ATGTCTATCTCGATCCCCCATTCGCTCAGGGAGAAGCTCCTCCGCAACGAGGTGGCGTCCACGCTTAGCGTCAAGCTGGTCAAGTCCGTCGAGCTCCCCATGATGGCCAAAacggccggcttcgacggcatcctcgtcgacatggAGCACTCCTCGTTCGACCTTGAGACGACGTCCCAGCTCTGCATAGCCGCGCTGTACGCCGGCATCTCGCCCATCGTCCGCGCACCCAGCAAGGACCCGTTCTTCGTCTCGAGGAtcctggacggcggcgcgctcgGCGTTATCGTGCCGCACATCCGCAGCGTCCAGGACGCGCGCGacgtcgtctcggccgccaaGTTCCAGCCGGTCGGCACCCGCTCGTCGACCAACGGGCTGCCCCACTTCCAGTTCCGCACGATCCCGGCAAAGGTCTCTAACCCGGTCACGAACGACGCGACGCTCGTCATCCCCATGATCGAGACgctcgaggccctggagCTCGTGGAGGAGATCGCCGCCGTGGAGGGCGTCGACTCCCTGCTCATCGGCACCAACGAcctgacggccgagatggggATCCCGGGCGACTACGAAAACCCCAGGGTGACGGAGGCGTACCAGCGCACCATCGACGCCTGCAACAGGCACGGCAAGTGGGTTGGAGTAGGCGGCCTCCACTCGCGTCTGGACTTGGTCGAGAAGTTCTGCCAGATGGGCGCGCGGTGGGTCATGGCTGCCACGGATGGTCCTCTGCTCATCGCCGGTGCAACCAAGAGGGCTTCCGAGATGGCCAGCTTGAGTGCCAGGGCGACGGGGGCTAACACCAACGGAGCCTCATAG
- a CDS encoding Putative D-isomer specific 2-hydroxyacid dehydrogenase, catalytic domain-containing protein yields MAPSAVSDFPNASSPGTKPTVYILDSFQPEVIAFCQENFNAILPGQPKHARWKEAQFLLIRSSRLTAEDIADCPNLLAIGKQGVGIDKIDAEACSARGIKIFNTPGVNARAVAELVLTLTMAVARQVGVIARQQNSGVVVPKEKCSGLILHRKTVGILGMGNIGKSVAQIFRGAFEADVVAYDPYLPAEAWGDVPHRRAQSVEEVLSTSDVVTVHMPLTPATRDLIGYDQLKGMKRTAIVINTARGGIVNEDGLQRALEEGLIWGAGLDCHQQEPPSRERYGALWEAGAVSTPHIGAATRETQVQTGMAAAVRLLEYATARVN; encoded by the coding sequence ATGGCGCCATCGGCAGTGTCTGACTTTCCCAATGCCAGTTCTCCTGGCACGAAGCCGACCGTCTATATTCTGGACTCGTTCCAGCCCGAAGTCATTGCTTTTTGCCAAGAAAACTTCAACGCCATCCTGCCGGGACAACCAAAGCATGCGAGATGGAAGGAGGCCCAGTTCCTCTTGATCAGGTCGTCGCGCCTGACGGCGGAAGACATCGCGGATTGCCCCAATCTCCTGGCCATCGGCAAGCagggcgtcggcatcgacaaGATTGACGCCGAGGCCTGCTCGGCCCGCGGTATCAAGATCTTCAACACCCCCGGCGTCAACGCTCGCGCTGTCGCCGAGCTGGTCCTCacgttgacgatggccgtCGCGCGCCAGGTGGGCGTCATCGCCAGACAGCAGAACTCGGGTGTTGTCGTACCCAAGGAAAAGTGCTCCGGTCTCATCCTGCACCGGAAGACGGTCGGGATCCTCGGCATGGGCAATATCGGGAAGTCGGTGGCGCAAATCTTCCGCGGGGCGTTCGAGGCGGATGTCGTCGCGTACGACCCGTACctgccggccgaggcctgGGGCGACGTCCCACACCGCCGCGCCCAGTCGGTCGAGGAGGTGCTGTCGACGTCGGACGTCGTCACGGTCCACATGCCgctgacgccggcgacgcgcGACCTGATCGGATACGACCAGCTCAAGGGCATGAAGCGGaccgccatcgtcatcaacaCGGCCCGTGGGGGCATCGTCAACGAAGACGGGCTGCAGCGCGCCTTGGAAGAGGGCCTCATATGGGGCGCTGGCTTGGACTGCCACCAGCAAGAGCCTCCGAGCCGGGAGAGGTACGGGGCGTTGTGGGAAGCCGGGGCGGTTAGCACTCCCCACATCGGCGCGGCGACAAGGGAAACACAAGTCCAGACCGgaatggcggcggccgtgcGATTGTTGGAGTATGCTACCGCTAGGGTGAACTAG
- a CDS encoding uncharacterized protein (Putative zn(2)Cys(6) fungal-type DNA-binding domain, transcription factor domain, fungi) yields MSSTAAPLPRLPACQLCYRKKIKCDSTRPKCSPCTKSDSQCVVLSPGGEEPLFRAEIDRLEQEERALSSRLQTLRRNDEGSTPRAPDRPAAGTGHTVASVESSDVSPSDVEGLGFMASLFTDPDLRRNNTELLQILAKVPNAPEPSISPCELPSSEDAEFLFERYIDWSHVQSPFLCRDEISELRRRLFSFPLAGQSAPDHDIFRAFMILAVGSVFPYRNGSHHQHPEGYYLAALQHLGADFLTRGLDSVQDLLLVCRFGIYHRIGTSIWDVIRLCGRLCIEQGLHLNDQPSKSLLHAQMKRRVFWYFYIIDRYSSTLLGKPFTINDRDIETSFPVDANDEDLVAADQSLRDLAAFQMTHVPLGPSEMTVFFTAVRLRQISSRIHTEFSKLSRNHSEVSRSYLAPGHIYTTLTRLMRELQEWRDHAPVFPRPKCLYESQDWFDLLLAREQLYLVRRAIDLVPKRDGKTPRHVSVLYLKTALRTIEVYSLLCQNRPLITHTRSYFHMMFTAGLSVIFCVSAATALDVEDIQSASAGLTQCEETLRDMVEQLASARHYVVVFEALRHNTFRKLNRVLEALRPDNGPQCVTAGPSASTRPSGFPAHSSHPLPSSLGMERPNHAEYRMEDVSSSEAAQNHVPVGDTSNTLNFSLPLDNRMTGDATTYLFTGRSNFGSLGITGNPSPSSDLLDWAFLNDETLWNMETVLGEYVYGDPSRHAGFDGFEF; encoded by the exons ATGAGCTCCACTGCAGCTCCTCTTCCCAGACTCCCTGCCTGCCAGCTGTGTTATCGGAAGAAGATCAAA TGCGATAGCACGAGGCCAAAATGCAGTCCATGTACGAAAAGCGACAGCCAGTGCGTCGTTCTCAGCCCTGGCGGTGAAGAGCCGCTCTTTAGAGC AGAGATTGATCGTCTAGAACAAGAGGAGAGGGCGTTGTCCTCAAGACTTCAGACATTACGACGTAATGATGAAGGGTCGACCCCAAGAGCACCCGACCGTCCTGCAGCCGGAACCGGGCACACGGTCGCCTCGGTCGAAAGTTCCGACGTTTCGCCATCAgacgtcgagggcctcgg TTTTATGGCTTCTCTCTTCACCGATCCTGATCTCAGAAGAAACAACACCGAGTTGTTGCAGATCCTAGCCAAAGTGCCCAACGCCCCTGAGCCCTCCATAAGCCCCTGCGAGCTGCCTTCTTCTGAGGACGCCGAGTTTCTCTTCGAAAGATA CATAGACTGGTCACATGTCCAGAGTCCCTTTCTCTGTCGGGACGAGATTAGTgagcttcgccgccggctttTCTCGTTTCCTCTTGCCGGCCAATCTGCCCCGGACCATGATATTTTCAGAGCCTTCATGATACTGGCAGTGGGCTCCGTGTTTCCGTACCGCAATGGCTCACACCACCAACATCCCGAAGGCTATTACCTTGCCGCTTTACAGCACCTTGGTGCCGACTTTTTGACGCGCGGGCTAGACTCTGTGCAGGATCTGTTGTTGGTATGTCGCTTCGGTATCTATCATCGGATCG GCACTTCGATATGGGATGTGATCCGGCTGTGCGGTCGCCTATGCATCGAGCAAGGCCTGCATCTCAACGACCAACCGAGCAAGAGTCTTTTGCATGCACAGATGAAGCGGCGCGTCTTTTGGTACTTCTACATCATCGACCGCTACAGCTCGACCCTTCTCGGGAAGCCCTTCACCATCAACGACCGCGACATCGAGACCAGCTTCCCCGTCGACGCAAACGACGAGGATCTCGTAGCCGCGGACCAGTCCCTGCGAGACCTCGCAGCGTTCCAGATGACGCACGTCCCGCTCGGCCCAAGCGAGATGACAGTGTTCTTCACCGCGGTGCGCCTCAGACAGATTTCATCGAGGATTCATACAGAGTTCTCCAAGCTTTCCCGGAACCATTCCGAGGTCTCGCGGAGCTACCTTGCACCTGGTCACATCTACACCACGCTAACACGCTTGATGCGCGAACTCCAAGAGTGGAGGGACCACGCGCCGGTCTTCCCGCGCCCAAAATGTCTTTACGAGTCTCAGGACTGGTTCGACCTCCTGCTCGCCCGGGAGCAGCTCTACCTGGTGCGAAGAGCGATCGACCTCGTGCCCAAGCGGGACGGTAAAACACCGAGGCACGTCTCCGTCCTATATCTCAAGACGGCTCTCCGAACCATTGAGGTTTATTCCCTCCTGTGCCAGAATCGCCCGCTCATCACCCACACCCGGAGCTATTTCCACATGATGTTCACGGCGGGCCTGTCTGTGATATTCTGCGTCTCTGCTGCGACGgctctcgacgtcgaggataTCCAGAGCGCTTCCGCCGGGCTGACGCAGTGTGAAGAGACTCTGCGGGACATGGTTGAACAGCTTGCGAGCGCGAGACACTACGTCGTCGTGTTTGAGGCTCTTCGTCACAACACATTCCGGAAGCTCAATCGAGTTCTGGAAGCGCTGAGGCCCGACAACGGCCCTCAATGTGTGACGGCTGGCCCATCGGCTTCGACTCGTCCCTCTGGGTTTCCTGCACACTCCTCGCATCCTCTTCCGTCATCTTTGGGGATGGAGCGGCCCAATCACGCGGAATATCGCATGGAAGACGTAAGTAGCAGCGAGGCGGCTCAGAACCACGTCCCGGTCGGCGATACGTCGAACACGCTCAACTTTTCGTTGCCTTTGGACAACAGGATGACCGGGGACGCTACGACGTACCTGTTTACCGGGAGAAGCAACTTTGGTTCCCTGGGGATCACCGGAAACCCATCTCCCAGCAGCGATCTCCTTGACTGGGCTTTCCTGAACGACGAGACGCTGTGGAACATGGAAACGGTGTTGGGGGAGTACGTGTATGGCGACCCTAGCCGGCACGCTGGCTTTGACGGTTTTGAATTTTGA